One genomic segment of Pseudomonas fortuita includes these proteins:
- a CDS encoding lipopolysaccharide kinase InaA family protein: MAVAQNGESRFDFYWRQQGEWVEEPNQRRGGESGVQRLNDASGKLLYAKRQVGHIYRSLLHPFGRPTVLRELDALNSFEQLGVRVPRIVFCGAERDADHQWRALLVSEALDGFVELDTWHAEGARERYPQVVHERMLKDLADNLARMHLGHWQHGCLYGKHVFIKVIGEGEQARVEVALLDLEKCRRRISCQRAAGNDLRQLRRHSSLNDAEWQTLLYFYQMAFGSAVKGLG, encoded by the coding sequence ATGGCTGTAGCCCAGAACGGGGAGTCGCGGTTCGATTTTTACTGGCGCCAACAGGGCGAGTGGGTCGAGGAGCCTAACCAGCGCCGCGGCGGCGAGAGTGGTGTGCAACGCCTCAACGATGCCAGCGGCAAGCTGCTGTATGCCAAGCGCCAGGTCGGGCATATCTACCGCAGCCTGCTGCACCCTTTCGGCCGGCCGACCGTATTGCGTGAACTCGATGCGTTGAACAGTTTCGAGCAACTGGGTGTGCGTGTACCCCGCATTGTCTTCTGTGGCGCCGAACGCGATGCCGACCACCAGTGGCGTGCGCTGCTGGTGAGCGAAGCGCTGGATGGTTTTGTCGAGCTAGACACCTGGCATGCCGAAGGTGCCCGCGAGCGCTACCCGCAGGTGGTGCATGAGCGCATGCTCAAGGACCTGGCGGATAACCTGGCGCGTATGCACCTGGGGCACTGGCAGCACGGCTGCCTGTATGGCAAGCACGTATTCATCAAGGTGATTGGCGAAGGCGAGCAAGCGCGCGTCGAAGTGGCGCTGCTGGACCTTGAGAAGTGCAGGCGGCGCATCAGTTGTCAGCGTGCGGCTGGCAACGACCTGCGCCAACTGCGCCGCCATTCGTCGCTCAATGACGCGGAATGGCAGACGCTGCTCTACTTTTACCAGATGGCGTTTGGCAGCGCTGTCAAAGGGTTAGGGTAA
- a CDS encoding class I SAM-dependent methyltransferase, giving the protein MRSPIKLEFSEKYDKDHAREYFLKHQDGLARRLSHKRDEQLARRALALAGEPGLVLDLPCGAGRFWPLLAEKPNRVIIGADNSEAMIETACAAQPPEVVARVRPLQTSAFAIDLPDNAVDSIFCMRLFHHIGESAHRKTILSEFQRVSRDSVILSLWVDGNFKAWRRKKLEHRRSAKAEQDNYQNRFVLPAETVEEEFRAAGFRIQERLDFLPFYAMWRVYVLRKG; this is encoded by the coding sequence ATGCGTAGCCCCATCAAGCTTGAATTTTCCGAGAAGTACGACAAAGACCATGCGCGTGAGTACTTTCTCAAGCACCAGGACGGCCTGGCGCGACGCCTTTCCCACAAGCGAGATGAGCAACTGGCGCGCCGCGCCCTGGCATTGGCAGGCGAGCCTGGCCTGGTACTGGACCTGCCGTGCGGTGCGGGCCGCTTCTGGCCGCTGTTGGCAGAAAAGCCCAACAGGGTGATTATTGGTGCCGACAATTCTGAAGCGATGATCGAGACAGCGTGCGCCGCGCAACCGCCAGAAGTGGTGGCGCGGGTACGTCCTTTGCAGACGTCAGCGTTTGCCATTGACCTGCCGGATAACGCGGTGGACAGCATTTTCTGCATGCGCCTGTTCCATCACATTGGCGAATCTGCCCACCGAAAGACCATTCTTTCAGAATTTCAGCGGGTTAGCCGTGATAGTGTGATCCTTTCACTGTGGGTGGATGGCAATTTCAAGGCCTGGCGCCGGAAGAAACTGGAACACCGCCGCAGTGCCAAGGCCGAGCAGGACAATTACCAGAACCGTTTCGTGTTACCTGCCGAAACGGTTGAAGAAGAATTCAGGGCCGCCGGCTTCAGAATCCAGGAACGCCTCGACTTCCTGCCGTTCTATGCCATGTGGCGGGTCTATGTATTGCGTAAGGGGTAG